The Leptospira sp. WS39.C2 genome contains a region encoding:
- the eat gene encoding ethanolamine permease, which translates to MNDQPKLHKALHSVHLWGMAVGLVISGDYFGWNFGWTNANFWEFGIAIVWIAVFYVMFALCFTELAASIPQAGGPSAYAKRALGDSFGFFTGYLVLVEFLLAPPAIASALGGYIHFLFPIIPSLYAGIGMFLLLLLMNLTGIKQTARFELFVTLIAVLGLLFYLGLLSPYVSMDHIPSLQSLPSISYVSIFTSIPFAIWFFLAVEGVALAAEEVKNPAKDIPKGYIAGILTLLCLAGMIYVFTASVVNTKELAKIEYPLSYVLNSLYGLDSVWPIIFTFIGLFGLVASLFGIILGNSRLLYAMSKEGYLPKYLSKLTAGSIVPQNAVISGGILGIFCMVFLDTAQLITISALGACGMYLFSLVSYIVLRSKEPNLDRPYQAPLYPVLPILAIVLGIFAFGSVFYAEPYLTIGVFIVGSILGIGYRWNQKREKSTN; encoded by the coding sequence ATGAACGACCAACCAAAATTACATAAAGCCCTTCATTCTGTTCACCTTTGGGGAATGGCCGTTGGACTTGTGATTTCTGGTGATTATTTTGGATGGAATTTTGGTTGGACCAATGCAAACTTTTGGGAATTTGGAATCGCGATTGTTTGGATAGCCGTTTTTTATGTGATGTTTGCTTTGTGTTTTACGGAACTAGCCGCAAGTATTCCACAAGCAGGTGGTCCTTCTGCGTATGCAAAACGTGCCTTAGGTGATTCGTTTGGTTTTTTTACGGGTTATCTCGTATTGGTAGAATTTTTATTAGCACCACCAGCCATCGCCTCTGCCTTAGGTGGCTACATTCATTTTTTATTTCCTATCATCCCATCTTTATATGCTGGAATTGGAATGTTTCTTTTGTTGCTCTTGATGAATTTGACTGGCATCAAACAAACTGCAAGATTTGAATTATTTGTAACACTCATCGCTGTTTTAGGACTTTTGTTTTATCTAGGGTTATTATCCCCTTATGTTTCAATGGATCATATTCCTAGTTTGCAGAGTTTACCTTCCATTTCTTATGTTTCAATTTTTACTTCTATCCCTTTTGCTATATGGTTTTTTTTAGCCGTAGAAGGAGTCGCCTTAGCAGCAGAAGAAGTAAAAAATCCTGCGAAAGACATTCCCAAAGGGTACATTGCAGGTATCCTTACATTATTATGTTTGGCAGGTATGATTTATGTTTTCACTGCTTCAGTGGTAAATACAAAAGAATTAGCAAAGATTGAATACCCTTTATCCTATGTATTAAACTCTTTATATGGATTGGATTCAGTTTGGCCAATTATATTTACGTTTATTGGACTCTTTGGACTTGTTGCTTCCCTTTTTGGAATCATATTGGGAAATTCTCGATTGTTGTATGCGATGAGTAAAGAAGGTTACCTTCCCAAATATTTATCAAAATTAACAGCTGGTTCTATTGTTCCACAAAATGCGGTAATCTCTGGTGGGATTCTTGGAATTTTTTGTATGGTTTTTTTAGACACTGCCCAACTCATCACCATATCTGCATTAGGTGCGTGTGGGATGTATTTATTCAGTTTAGTTTCTTATATCGTATTACGAAGTAAAGAACCAAATTTGGATAGACCTTACCAAGCACCTTTGTATCCAGTTTTACCAATACTTGCGATTGTTTTAGGTATTTTTGCATTTGGCTCTGTTTTTTATGCAGAACCTTATCTTACAATTGGAGTGTTTATTGTAGGGAGTATACTTGGTATTGGATATAGGTGGAACCAAAAACGAGAAAAATCGACTAACTAG
- a CDS encoding carboxypeptidase-like regulatory domain-containing protein, which yields MNRFSNLFLFVCLIFFSTNCYFNPILQKYVFAETSEENSLSLGLTLLGLTQQSPFALSLTGQIRNKDGSAVPSAELTVVSRSNELDGLDTTVTTDDAGRFFIRLASGTTTFAVKNDGSPYFTFTLSINSPGDIQVTEIKDNYESVEVSSFFVYEEGNQPSFFELTYSEPFHNRIEPTSPNNFYFEFSEEPQFPEFGQEATWLSQNIIISPALSITDYYTEGSSFSINVSGYSSQTTTYTISLGAGILGSVTGLPLTPRTIIFTCVSPCTNQ from the coding sequence ATGAATCGATTTTCCAATTTATTCCTATTTGTCTGCTTAATTTTCTTTTCCACCAATTGTTACTTTAACCCAATCCTACAAAAATATGTTTTCGCGGAAACCTCTGAAGAAAACTCCCTCTCCCTAGGCCTAACTCTTTTAGGGCTCACACAACAAAGTCCCTTTGCCTTATCCCTCACTGGACAAATCCGAAATAAAGATGGCTCAGCGGTTCCCTCTGCCGAACTAACAGTGGTAAGCCGTTCGAACGAATTAGATGGATTAGATACGACAGTCACAACTGATGATGCTGGGAGATTTTTTATCCGACTTGCTTCAGGAACCACAACCTTTGCTGTTAAAAATGATGGTTCTCCCTATTTTACCTTTACCCTATCCATCAATTCTCCTGGGGACATCCAAGTCACAGAAATCAAAGACAATTACGAATCTGTCGAAGTTTCGAGTTTTTTTGTTTATGAAGAAGGTAACCAACCTAGTTTTTTTGAACTCACCTATTCTGAGCCTTTTCATAATCGAATTGAACCAACTTCTCCCAACAATTTTTATTTTGAATTCTCGGAAGAACCTCAATTTCCAGAATTTGGGCAAGAAGCTACTTGGCTCAGCCAAAACATTATCATCTCACCCGCATTATCAATTACCGATTATTATACAGAGGGTAGCTCGTTCAGTATTAATGTTTCTGGTTATTCTTCACAAACTACAACCTATACGATCAGCTTAGGAGCAGGTATTCTTGGTTCTGTCACTGGCCTACCTCTCACACCGAGAACCATTATTTTCACTTGTGTTTCCCCTTGTACGAATCAATGA
- a CDS encoding Ig-like domain-containing protein — protein MKQLIRLKVISILLCVFGSVGNCYFNPFVNGLLNPEEVTDQNSFLGLLGFGFGTTGLQITGQIRDANGVAIEGLGLSPNTSFSQTKSNLPYTTDTGGRFYIPFQFGRFSYQVYQNGSLYFTLILNVSSATSISAETIGAPIGLEISNLSAYNVSSPPSFFELVRVYTIQGDDPPVEVNLHNQNAFNVNYLHLVFSESPESIPVDEGAVESWVASNITVNPPINLEAINSEITSGNTRQLGYAFPFGGDTLYTVTFGSGIKSAAGKNLTPRTIVFCMEPNVNCGF, from the coding sequence ATGAAACAACTAATTCGCCTGAAAGTAATTTCGATTCTATTGTGTGTATTTGGATCAGTTGGAAATTGTTACTTTAACCCATTTGTAAATGGACTTCTCAATCCCGAGGAGGTGACGGATCAAAATTCTTTTTTAGGTCTTTTGGGATTTGGTTTTGGAACAACGGGCCTACAAATCACAGGCCAAATCCGTGATGCCAATGGGGTAGCAATCGAAGGTTTAGGTTTAAGTCCAAATACTTCTTTTTCCCAAACAAAGTCTAACCTACCTTACACGACAGACACGGGGGGAAGATTTTATATTCCCTTTCAATTTGGTAGATTCAGTTACCAAGTTTACCAAAATGGTTCTTTATACTTCACTTTGATTTTAAATGTTTCAAGTGCTACATCCATCTCTGCTGAGACAATTGGTGCACCAATTGGGCTCGAAATTTCGAACTTAAGTGCCTACAATGTAAGTTCACCTCCCAGCTTTTTTGAATTGGTTCGCGTATATACGATTCAAGGGGATGATCCTCCAGTAGAAGTAAATTTGCATAATCAAAATGCATTTAATGTAAACTACTTACATTTAGTTTTTAGCGAAAGTCCAGAGTCAATTCCAGTGGATGAAGGGGCAGTGGAAAGTTGGGTTGCATCTAATATCACAGTAAACCCACCCATTAACTTAGAAGCAATCAATTCAGAAATAACTAGCGGGAATACAAGACAACTCGGATATGCTTTCCCATTTGGAGGGGATACCTTATATACTGTCACGTTTGGATCAGGAATCAAGTCTGCTGCAGGTAAAAATCTAACACCAAGAACGATTGTGTTTTGTATGGAGCCAAATGTGAATTGTGGATTTTAA
- a CDS encoding DUF1993 family protein, with translation MNESINYVITVQSFQRGLGNLIKILEKAELHAETKKFPFENLLNARLFPDQFPLTKQIQIACDTAKLCVSRISGKDAPVHEDTETTLAELKHRIGSVIQYLDTFKEEDFKSVHEIKVSQPRWEGKYLTGFEYLTHHAIPNFYFHITTAYAILRHNGVEVGKKDYLGEMPFKK, from the coding sequence ATGAATGAATCCATTAATTATGTTATCACTGTCCAATCGTTCCAAAGAGGTCTTGGGAATTTAATTAAAATTTTAGAAAAAGCAGAACTCCATGCAGAAACCAAAAAGTTTCCTTTTGAAAATTTACTAAATGCAAGACTTTTCCCTGACCAATTCCCGTTAACCAAACAAATCCAAATTGCATGTGATACTGCAAAACTTTGTGTTTCTCGCATTTCAGGTAAAGACGCACCCGTACATGAGGACACGGAAACAACTTTAGCGGAACTAAAACATCGCATTGGTTCTGTGATCCAATACTTAGATACTTTTAAAGAAGAAGATTTCAAATCCGTACATGAAATCAAAGTATCCCAACCAAGATGGGAAGGAAAGTACCTCACTGGTTTTGAATACCTAACCCACCATGCAATCCCAAACTTTTATTTTCATATCACTACAGCTTATGCGATACTTAGGCATAACGGTGTAGAAGTTGGGAAAAAAGATTATTTGGGTGAGATGCCATTTAAGAAATAA
- a CDS encoding outer membrane beta-barrel protein: MKQTIQSLLLFFFAVTVSLHADEQVIRGRYYLEGTYADSFFSPTKPYKIRDGLMDKENNFQNRGEVFGPYTAAYGTDLEKLVSWYAFEKAPKGKIDSQSQSLFFEYVFQSGIGLGLGLNQTNFQGNDLSKTKFDSMFELGYLSRLNPDFQGYPISQLIQYEILLPNVTFSDHDFLHIRYANLQLAYHFLENSMFDPYIRIGAGIGKERYYKATILQSNLTIGTRIFLSERFYLVLEAVGNNYDARKEVQSPNLTSFNRKKEDHIWSLQEYSAKIGVGIQF, translated from the coding sequence ATGAAACAAACCATCCAATCTTTACTCCTTTTCTTTTTCGCAGTGACTGTTAGTCTCCATGCAGACGAACAAGTCATTCGTGGCCGGTATTATCTAGAGGGAACGTATGCCGATAGTTTTTTCTCACCAACAAAACCATACAAAATACGGGATGGATTGATGGATAAGGAAAACAATTTCCAAAACAGAGGGGAAGTTTTTGGTCCCTACACAGCAGCGTACGGAACTGATTTGGAAAAATTGGTGAGTTGGTATGCGTTTGAAAAGGCTCCAAAGGGAAAAATCGACAGCCAATCACAATCACTATTCTTTGAATATGTATTCCAGTCAGGGATTGGTCTTGGGTTGGGTCTTAACCAAACCAATTTCCAAGGGAATGATTTGAGTAAAACTAAGTTTGATTCCATGTTTGAATTGGGTTACTTAAGTCGATTGAATCCAGACTTCCAAGGGTATCCCATATCACAACTGATTCAATATGAAATCCTATTACCGAATGTAACGTTTTCGGATCACGATTTTTTACATATACGGTATGCAAATTTACAACTTGCTTATCATTTTTTAGAAAATTCTATGTTTGATCCTTACATTCGAATTGGTGCTGGGATTGGTAAAGAAAGATATTATAAGGCTACCATCCTCCAATCCAACTTGACAATTGGAACTCGCATCTTTCTTTCCGAACGATTTTACCTAGTCTTAGAGGCTGTTGGAAATAATTATGATGCACGTAAAGAAGTCCAAAGCCCAAATCTAACAAGTTTTAATCGAAAGAAAGAGGATCATATTTGGTCATTACAAGAATACTCTGCAAAAATAGGCGTGGGAATTCAGTTTTAA
- a CDS encoding chitobiase/beta-hexosaminidase C-terminal domain-containing protein, with translation MRNHFTYLLIVILSLSRCVGILPGNTPQQGFNPLAFLFGLIGGTPSSSQNLSPGTTLDLSGDGKVDATLVDSDGDGISDGINLTGGTTPNLILIDTNGDGIPDAVDVNGDGIADYYISPNPPGFLTTAPGGTGNPVVIIVDANGNPLGFDTDGDGTPNDTAIVSIINDVTPPTITSSLLAGTYSTAQTVTLTCTDNRAPGSIVYTMDASSPTFTPKLGTVVNRPSQTISLSSEGNHTLQAVCRDLAGNLSTPLNITYTIDSQIPAITLVGQSSTSISSHVGAVTSSTATWQTNRSGSFVIREGSDCASGTQVAAGTATANVDQGFVRSYTHFTGEGTKTYRICVTGTNGLTGFASFSLHRDDTAPVVTADPGAGNYGVATAVSLSCSDTGGSGCDQIVYAIQAGSAPTNPVIQGTTGTVSSGTLYTAAFAMTDGAITYTKFVARDKAGNVSNVYSQNYTVDTQVATITVNSHTSSINGSSNVSLNWQSSKAGSYQIRLGGSSCSTGTVLTNTGSNVNVTGNALATTDINSTIANSHFNEGDNTIRICVANLIGNFGSTTRNANKDTTAPIVTMASPSGAGPFATGTQLQLSCSDTNGSGCDKIIYTVNGTEPTFDGSGAVTNGSVYTTPVALSDGSNQVKYLARDLAGNLSSTGNHGFYVGPPDAPSFVEAQAGGTSAFVQWWPVSGATSYTVYYSTSPGVTTASTSFGPVTDPSATITGLASGTLYYFRVVASNAIGNSPISLLESFAFTMATPLGANVTGTYFDISAGQGIGSGSGFSTVFDSLNEKLLLVARNNSNNSKLSLFRCSHTGTGCTYADISTGQGNNSGIYPSAVIDPINQKLLVATLNMSNGNKFSLYRCNLDGTSCTHTDISLGFNENFINAPNAILDLINKKLLVITINNNNAGKLLLIRCNLDGTGCALTDISAGQGGIAGVYRGVTIDKYNQKLLVVSRNFGNNDKPSLIRCNLDGTECTHTDISAGQGNASGLTPSIAMDSINRKILVVTQNGSNGGRPSLFRCNLDGTGCSHTDISTGQGISSGNFPLIFLDSVNQKFLVLTNFNNRPHLFRGNMDGSGTLHTQISASPEGNGAYSSLNLILNPINGKLLITTIESDGGIYFHPSLFIW, from the coding sequence ATGCGAAATCATTTCACTTATTTGTTAATTGTCATTTTATCACTGAGCCGGTGTGTCGGCATCCTACCTGGAAACACTCCCCAACAAGGGTTCAATCCATTGGCCTTTTTATTTGGCCTAATCGGAGGGACTCCCAGTTCCTCTCAAAATTTATCTCCTGGTACCACTCTCGATCTATCGGGAGATGGCAAAGTCGATGCCACTCTCGTAGATTCCGATGGAGACGGGATTTCTGATGGCATCAACCTAACTGGTGGCACAACACCGAACCTCATTCTCATTGATACAAATGGAGACGGTATCCCTGATGCTGTGGATGTGAATGGAGACGGGATTGCTGACTATTACATCAGCCCCAACCCTCCTGGATTTTTAACAACCGCACCAGGAGGTACTGGAAATCCAGTGGTCATCATTGTCGATGCCAATGGAAATCCACTTGGGTTTGATACGGACGGGGATGGAACACCGAATGATACGGCCATTGTTTCCATCATCAATGATGTAACACCTCCCACAATCACCAGTTCTTTGTTAGCTGGAACATACTCCACTGCACAAACTGTAACTCTTACTTGTACGGATAACCGTGCTCCAGGTTCTATTGTGTACACTATGGATGCCTCATCACCAACATTTACACCAAAACTGGGAACGGTTGTGAATCGCCCTTCTCAAACGATTTCCCTTTCTTCGGAAGGGAATCATACTCTCCAAGCAGTCTGCCGAGACCTTGCAGGGAATCTATCCACACCATTAAACATTACTTATACGATTGATTCCCAAATCCCTGCAATCACACTTGTTGGCCAATCTTCAACTTCCATAAGTTCCCATGTCGGTGCTGTTACAAGTTCTACGGCGACTTGGCAAACAAATCGTTCTGGTTCGTTTGTGATCCGTGAAGGGAGCGATTGTGCCTCTGGAACTCAAGTGGCAGCGGGAACTGCTACAGCAAACGTAGACCAAGGATTTGTTCGTTCCTATACTCATTTTACAGGGGAAGGCACAAAAACATATCGGATCTGCGTCACTGGGACCAATGGACTCACTGGATTTGCCTCATTTAGTTTGCACCGAGATGACACCGCACCCGTTGTCACTGCGGATCCAGGTGCGGGAAATTATGGAGTGGCGACTGCGGTTTCTCTATCCTGTTCCGACACTGGAGGTTCAGGATGTGACCAGATTGTTTATGCGATCCAAGCCGGTTCCGCTCCTACAAATCCGGTCATCCAAGGAACAACGGGAACCGTTTCCAGCGGAACTTTATACACAGCAGCTTTTGCTATGACTGATGGTGCAATCACCTATACAAAGTTTGTTGCTCGTGACAAAGCGGGAAATGTTTCGAATGTATATTCACAAAACTATACTGTGGACACTCAAGTTGCAACGATCACTGTGAATTCCCATACATCTTCCATCAATGGATCTTCGAACGTATCGTTAAATTGGCAAAGTTCTAAGGCTGGCTCTTATCAAATCCGCTTGGGAGGGAGTAGTTGTTCGACTGGAACCGTTCTCACCAATACGGGAAGCAATGTGAATGTAACTGGAAATGCTTTGGCAACAACAGACATCAATTCTACAATCGCCAACTCTCATTTTAACGAAGGAGATAATACAATCCGTATTTGTGTGGCAAACCTGATTGGTAACTTTGGATCTACCACTCGTAACGCAAATAAAGATACAACAGCACCAATTGTGACAATGGCTTCTCCTTCTGGTGCTGGACCATTTGCAACAGGAACCCAACTCCAACTCAGTTGTTCCGATACAAATGGGAGTGGATGTGATAAAATCATTTATACTGTAAACGGCACTGAACCAACGTTTGACGGAAGTGGAGCCGTGACAAATGGTTCTGTGTATACAACACCAGTGGCACTCTCAGATGGAAGTAACCAAGTAAAATACTTGGCAAGAGATTTAGCAGGGAATCTAAGCAGTACCGGGAACCATGGTTTTTATGTGGGACCTCCAGATGCCCCCTCGTTTGTGGAAGCACAAGCTGGTGGAACGAGTGCGTTTGTCCAATGGTGGCCAGTTTCTGGAGCCACTTCGTATACAGTGTATTACAGCACAAGTCCAGGAGTGACGACAGCTTCGACAAGTTTTGGGCCAGTGACAGACCCTTCTGCAACGATTACAGGTTTGGCGAGTGGGACTTTGTATTACTTTAGGGTGGTGGCAAGTAATGCGATTGGGAACAGTCCTATTTCTTTATTAGAATCATTTGCATTTACCATGGCTACACCTCTTGGAGCAAATGTGACTGGAACATATTTTGACATATCAGCCGGACAAGGGATTGGTTCTGGGAGTGGCTTTAGTACAGTGTTTGACTCCTTGAATGAAAAATTATTATTAGTAGCAAGAAATAATTCTAATAACTCAAAACTGAGCTTATTTCGCTGCAGTCATACCGGAACTGGGTGCACATATGCCGATATTTCCACAGGACAGGGCAACAATTCAGGTATTTATCCTAGTGCTGTAATTGACCCAATCAATCAGAAGTTGTTGGTAGCAACTTTAAACATGAGCAACGGTAATAAATTCAGTTTATATCGATGTAACTTGGACGGGACGTCTTGTACTCACACTGATATATCTTTAGGATTCAATGAAAATTTTATAAATGCTCCAAATGCCATTCTGGATCTTATCAATAAAAAATTATTAGTGATCACAATAAACAATAACAATGCCGGTAAACTTCTTCTAATACGCTGCAATCTAGATGGTACAGGATGTGCACTAACTGATATCTCAGCAGGACAAGGAGGTATTGCTGGTGTTTATCGCGGCGTCACAATAGATAAATACAATCAAAAACTTTTAGTTGTCTCTCGAAACTTTGGAAATAATGATAAGCCAAGTTTAATCAGGTGCAATCTAGATGGAACTGAATGCACTCATACTGACATCTCTGCTGGGCAAGGGAATGCTTCTGGCCTTACTCCTAGTATCGCTATGGATTCGATCAACAGAAAGATATTGGTTGTTACTCAAAATGGATCAAATGGTGGAAGACCGAGTCTCTTTCGATGCAATCTTGATGGAACTGGGTGCAGTCATACGGATATTTCAACTGGTCAAGGAATAAGTTCTGGCAATTTCCCACTTATTTTCTTGGACTCTGTAAATCAGAAATTTTTGGTTCTCACCAATTTTAATAATAGACCACATCTATTTCGGGGCAATATGGATGGATCTGGAACTCTACACACTCAAATCTCTGCTTCACCAGAAGGAAATGGTGCATATTCGTCATTAAATCTCATTTTAAATCCAATCAATGGAAAGTTGCTAATTACAACCATTGAAAGTGACGGTGGCATTTATTTCCACCCGTCCCTCTTCATCTGGTAG
- a CDS encoding carboxypeptidase-like regulatory domain-containing protein, with product MNFIFLHLRSHFKQNVSKGMLLLLVPFLFLQNCYLNPFVYDLLNPVEKEEDSAFLSLLGLGPSSFIVTGQLISLGSVVSGATVKIADSTDITNQSITDSAGRFKLIGSAGNMTLEVDHLGTVFRIGLSVTPPIVTLNSISNSSYSVISLEAYSSILGDISFLDLTSSNPYNGLNVTDNTIYSATIGNDFLFVFSDNLEIPSDADAWRATNFIFTPSINFYSTAVSGNQAQIQVDTGSYMFGTYTLTLMPGIKSTSGNSLRATVIQFQINHLP from the coding sequence ATGAATTTTATATTTTTACACTTACGAAGCCATTTCAAACAAAATGTATCAAAAGGAATGTTACTTTTACTCGTTCCTTTTCTATTTTTACAGAATTGTTATTTGAATCCGTTTGTTTATGATTTGTTGAATCCGGTAGAAAAAGAAGAGGATTCCGCTTTTTTAAGCCTACTGGGATTGGGTCCTTCCTCTTTTATAGTGACAGGACAATTGATTTCATTGGGGTCTGTGGTTTCGGGAGCAACCGTAAAAATTGCTGATTCAACAGATATAACGAATCAAAGCATAACGGATTCAGCAGGTCGATTCAAATTAATTGGCTCGGCGGGGAACATGACCCTAGAGGTGGATCATTTAGGTACTGTATTTCGAATCGGACTTTCTGTTACACCACCAATAGTCACTTTGAACTCAATTAGCAATTCATCGTATTCAGTCATAAGTTTAGAAGCATATAGCTCTATCCTTGGAGACATTTCCTTCTTAGATTTAACTTCTTCAAACCCATATAATGGACTAAACGTTACTGATAATACAATATATTCAGCGACGATCGGAAACGACTTTCTTTTTGTTTTTTCCGATAACCTTGAAATTCCAAGTGATGCAGATGCCTGGAGAGCAACAAATTTTATCTTCACACCTTCTATAAATTTTTATTCCACAGCAGTGAGTGGGAATCAAGCACAGATACAAGTAGATACAGGAAGTTATATGTTTGGAACTTACACTTTAACACTTATGCCAGGGATAAAGTCAACTTCAGGAAATAGCTTAAGAGCAACGGTGATTCAATTTCAAATAAATCATTTGCCATAA
- a CDS encoding YgcG family protein produces the protein MFSIVFISLFFFLSVQCSDSNQDPLDSLVAKVPNPQVLRKSWVEDSANLLTDTSVIDQMIDAEERSSGLEIAVVTIPTIGGYTSKEFAVALFNHWKIGKKGKDNGILILQVLDPRRIEIEIGYGLEGDLPDVVVSQIRELYTTPPLKAGNYQKGHVDTVAALIKKYNHPEIPVEDLLTEGNDSYVSDVSAYPSDSSNTSEVKRTDVYDYQGKSYTDLSLEEKQIFDQTIDTYNSTPNFFLNDEETRLLNEKFAETERIEKEGSFHFKSTLVLGYLGIFLFLNILQRLFVWIAPSPTAKYHIVHKTDFFLYYGIVISPLVFIITGLSTYLGEALFPVSIFIIIASIMVYFLFFGDHRMQKLKARLQAIRNIPRTCKHCGNTMTKLSEEADNKHLSAGQVSEEIVNSVDYDVWVCQSCKNHAIFKFRNINPEYIYKGTSFPKIKVCPECKFETFVCKSSRVLSEATYSSSGKVEVRRNCAHCKHHATEYETIPKKQKSSSGGGSSGGGGGGGGGSFGGGSSGGGGSGGSY, from the coding sequence ATTTTCTCAATCGTTTTCATCTCTTTGTTTTTTTTCCTTTCAGTACAGTGTTCCGATTCAAACCAAGACCCCCTAGACTCACTTGTTGCAAAAGTTCCTAACCCTCAAGTTTTGCGTAAGAGTTGGGTGGAAGACAGCGCCAATCTATTAACAGATACTTCAGTGATTGACCAAATGATAGATGCAGAAGAAAGATCTTCTGGACTAGAAATAGCAGTTGTTACAATTCCAACAATCGGCGGTTATACATCTAAAGAATTTGCCGTTGCACTTTTCAATCATTGGAAAATTGGCAAAAAAGGGAAAGACAATGGAATCCTCATACTACAAGTCTTAGACCCAAGACGAATCGAAATTGAGATTGGATACGGACTTGAAGGAGATCTTCCCGATGTGGTTGTCAGCCAAATTAGAGAACTCTATACAACTCCTCCTTTGAAAGCTGGCAACTACCAAAAAGGACATGTTGATACTGTCGCTGCCCTCATCAAAAAATACAACCATCCCGAAATCCCTGTTGAGGATTTACTCACGGAAGGAAACGATTCGTATGTTTCTGATGTAAGTGCTTATCCTTCTGACTCTTCCAATACAAGTGAAGTAAAACGTACCGATGTGTATGATTACCAAGGCAAATCATATACTGATCTAAGTTTGGAAGAAAAACAAATTTTTGACCAAACCATTGATACTTATAACTCCACTCCTAATTTCTTTTTGAATGATGAAGAAACAAGACTCCTAAATGAAAAGTTTGCAGAAACTGAAAGGATAGAAAAAGAAGGTTCCTTTCACTTTAAATCCACTTTGGTTTTAGGGTATTTGGGAATTTTTTTATTCCTCAATATCTTACAAAGATTATTCGTTTGGATCGCTCCATCACCCACTGCGAAATACCATATTGTCCATAAAACAGATTTTTTTCTCTATTATGGAATAGTGATTAGCCCTCTTGTATTCATCATTACTGGACTTTCCACCTACTTAGGAGAGGCCTTATTCCCTGTTTCTATTTTTATTATCATTGCAAGCATCATGGTTTACTTTCTTTTTTTTGGCGACCATCGTATGCAAAAACTCAAAGCAAGATTACAAGCAATTCGCAATATTCCAAGGACTTGCAAACATTGTGGCAATACAATGACCAAACTTTCAGAAGAAGCAGATAACAAACATTTATCGGCAGGACAAGTTTCAGAAGAAATTGTCAATTCAGTCGATTATGATGTTTGGGTTTGCCAAAGTTGTAAAAACCATGCCATTTTTAAATTCCGGAATATAAACCCTGAATACATTTACAAAGGAACTTCCTTTCCGAAAATTAAAGTTTGTCCTGAATGTAAATTTGAAACCTTTGTTTGCAAATCAAGCCGTGTCCTTTCTGAAGCAACTTACAGCAGTTCTGGGAAAGTAGAAGTAAGAAGAAATTGTGCTCATTGTAAACACCATGCCACCGAGTATGAAACCATTCCCAAAAAACAAAAAAGTAGTTCTGGTGGCGGATCCAGTGGTGGAGGGGGCGGTGGTGGTGGTGGAAGTTTTGGAGGAGGTTCTTCTGGTGGAGGTGGAAGTGGAGGCAGTTACTAG